The genomic stretch ATCCGCGCCCATAACGCCGTGCAAGCATCAAGGCTGTCAGCGTTCTGCTGTACGGGCGAGGTCCCGACCATGAATACGCGCGCATGCTCCACGGCATTCCACGAAGCGGGCCATGCCTTGGCTTTCTGGTGGAATGGCCGGCCTATCGAACGGGTCACCGTTCGCACCCCGGCCGAAGCCGCCAGCGGCCCGATGCTGGATCTGCACGGCAATCTGCAGCAGGTCGAGGGCCTGGTAGAAGCCAGTTATTTTGTCCTGCGTCCGTCCGCCGAGGCCCCCGGGGTGGCGGAATACCTGCCGTCGATGGTGGAGTGGATCGAGCGTGACCTGCTCAACTGTTTTGCCGGCCCGATAGCTGAAGCGATCTACCAGCAAGCACCGCCCGAGCAGTGCTTCAAGGGTGGAGGCCGAGGGGACTGGCTGCGGGGCGAAGAGTTGATTAGCCTGCTGCCTGCGCGAAAGTTGCTCGACGCCCACTCCCGCGCTATCGCCCGCTCCCACTGCCTGCTGCAGCGCTATTGGCCGGCTGTCAGCACGCTGGCGCAGCGACTACAAACCCAGGGCACGCTAGACGGGCAAACCATCACCGCACTGTTGTGGGAGCTCAGCGGTGAATCCCCCGAGCGCCGCGATCACACCCTGGCGAGCCTCGACCGGCCTGGCGGTTGATTGCCTGCTTGTAGGAGCGGGTGCCCGCTTGCGGCCTGCTCGCGAAAAACCTGAGAGCGGCGCATTTACTCAGGAAGCACGCGTCATCGTTGACGACCATCGCGGGCAAACGGAGCGCTCCCACCACTCATTCCAACCCCTCCTGCAACAGCGCCCGCCTCACCGCCGGCCGCTGATAGACCCGGGCGTACCACCCCTCGAGATGGCTCAATCCGTCGAAGTGAATATCGGCCTTGTAGTAAGAGCGCAACCACCCCGCCTGGCCCCAACCGATGAGGGCAAACAGGTAGGCATCGGCGACCGTGAACCGCTCGCCGAGCAAATACTCACGGTCCGCCAGTTGCTCGTCGATCCAGGCAAAACGCTGTTCAAGCTTGGGCTTGGCGGTGTCCACATACTTGCCGGCCAACCCGGCATACAGCAACGGGATGAAGCCTTTGTGGATCTCCGAGGAGAGAAAACTCAACCACTCCTGCAACCGGTACCGCGCAAGCGTGCCATTGGCGGGTGCCAGCGCGGATTCGGGCCGCTGATCCGCCAGGTACTGCACAATCACCGGCCCCTCTCGCAACCGCGTGCCATCGTCCAACTCCAGGATCGGCACATAGCCCAGCGGGTTGACCTGCAGATAATCACCTTCGCCCACCACCGTGTGCTGGCGGTGATCGACCTTGAGCAACTGGACGTCCAGCCCCAGTTCATTAATCACGATATGCGGCGACAGCGAGCAACTACCGGGGATGTAATACAGCTTCATGGGCGACTTCCAAAAAGGGTGAAGCCACATTCTTGGCGATCAGGTATATAAACGGAAGAAGGCACTTTTTTATCATCTAGGTACATAAAATATACCTGCCCGCACCCTGAGGAAGGCTCGATGAAACACAACGTGACCGGCTGCTCCGTCGAAGAATCCATGCGCCTGCTCGGTGGCCGCTGGCGCTTGCTGCTGGTGTCCTACCTGCTCGATGGCCCCAAGCGCTTCAATCAACTGCGCCGTGACGTCCCCGGGATCTCCCAGCGGATGCTGACCCTGGACCTGCGCGCCCTGGAAGACGTCGGCCTGGTCAAACGCACGGTGTACCCGAGCGTCCCGGTCAAAGTCGAATATGAACTGACCGAAGACGGCAACCGCCTGCGCCCGGTGGTGGCGGTGATGCAGGAATTTGGTGTGTGGCTCAAGCTCAGCGGCCGCGCACGGATGCCAGTGGAGACTGCAGGACTGGCAGCAGAGGGATGAACCCTGGCTGTGGCAAACTGCGGCTCGATCGGCACAGCACCACTCGTCACTCACCATTCAACAGCAGGACTGCTCAAGCAAGGAGAAACAAGCCAATGCCAACCGTGCGCGTTCGCCCACTGCTCAAGACTGACATTCCAGCCTTGCTCAGATTTGAAATCGCCAACCGCGACTGGTTCGAATCGCAGATCGATCCGCGCGCCGCTGACTTCTACTCAGTGCCGGGGATTACCGCGCACGTCGAGGACTATCTGCGCGGGTTTGCCGAAGGGACCTGGCAGCCCCTGGTGCTCGAAGAAGCCACGCAGGGCATTGTCGGGCGGGCCAACCTGAAAGATATCGACTCGACCCTGGGCTGTGCAGAGGTCGGTTATCGGATCGATCACCGCTTCTGCGGCCAGGGCCTGGCCACCCTGGCCCTGCGGCAACTGATCCACCAGGCCCGCGAGCGCTGGCAACTGCAGCATCTGCTGGCGGATGTGTACAAACGCAATGTCGGCTCAAGCAAGGTGCTTGAACGCTGCGGATTTGTCCTTGATCCACGACCCGCCGCAGACCCACGCAAGCTCGATTACCGCCTGGTCCTGGGGTGCTGATGGGCGGTCACTGCGCCTGGAAGGTCTGCAGGTAGGCCAGCAGGTTGTCGATTTTCTGCGGATCGCTCAGGCCCCAGAAAATCATGCGGGTGCCCGGCACGACTTTTTTCGGCGCCTCCAGATAGGCGGTGAGGGTTTCGCGGGTCCAGACGAGGTTGGCCGCGCGCATGGCGTCGGAGTACTGATAATCCGTGGTGCTCGCGCTGGGGCGGCCGAAAATCGAGTTCAGTTGCGGGCCGAACGAGGCGCGCGCCGATTCGCCGACCTGATGGCAGCCGCCGCAAATGCGGCTGAACAGCTTCTCGCCGGCCGGCACATCGCCCGCGGCCCAGGCGCCGGTGCTGAGCAGCCAGGCGAGCGTCAGTGCTACGGTGTTCTTCATCCTGTGGATCCCATCGGTTATTGCTGACCAGCAGTGTGGGCGGCTATTGGAGCACGCGACCCGGCCTCAGCCCAGTCTCGGCTGAAATTTCTTGCGGTAGGCCGCCGGCAACAGGCCAACCCGTTGCTGGAACAGTCGGCGAAAAGAATTGCCATCGGCGTAACCCACCGCGTAGGTGATGCTGTCCAGGGTCATGCGGGTGGATTCCAGCAGCTGCTTGGCCTTTTCCAGGCGCAGGGTCTGCAGGTAGGCAATGGGCGTAGAGCCGGTGGCTTCCTTGAAGCGCCGCTTGAAGTTGCGCACCCCGAAGCCGAATTGCCGGGCGATGTCGTCGATCAACAGCGGCTGGGCAAAACGCTCCTCCAGCCACTCCTGGACCCGCAGGATCTCGCCATCGCCATGGTTCTTGGGCAAGGACCACAGCGCGTACACCGTTTGCTCGCGGCGCACGTTATCGATCAGCAGGTACTTGCCACAGGTGTGAGCCAGCTCCAGTGAGGCAAAGCGGCGGACCAGGTGCAGCAGCAGGTCAATCGCCGCACTGGCCCCTCCGCTGGTGATCAACTGCTGGTCTTCACAGATCATCTGGTCCTCGTCGAGATCGACTTCGCGGTAACGCCGGCGCATGTAGTCGGCAAACGCCCAATGGGTGGTGGCGCGCCGACCATCCAGCAAACCGCTCTCGGCCAGCATGAACGATGCGGTGCAAATCGACGCCATCACGGCGCCCTGCTGGTGCTGTTGCCGCAGCCACGGCCCATAGACGGCGAAGGTCGGCAAGGCATCCTTGAGGGTGAAGAGGAACCCGGGAATCAGCACCAGGTCGGTGCGGTGGATCTCGGCCAGCCCATGATCGACCCGCAACATCTGCCCTCCCCCAGCGGCAACAGGAGCGCCATCGAGCGAAGCGCTGACCACCTCGAATGGCGGACTGTCGCTGAACAGGTTGGCCGCATTCAGCACTTCCAGGGCAATGGTGGCGGCGGCGGCAGAACAGTGCTCGGCCAGTAGCAGGGTGATATGCATGGAGGACTCGTTTGCGCTTTTCGCATGGTTTAAGTCATTTGTGCACCTAGCTTAGCCGATTGGCCAGCTCTACAGTGCAGCGATTGTTTTCCTGGCTCCCGGTTCCGGGAATACGCTTTCGCTGGCCAACCAGCTCCATAAAAGGTACCCCGTATGAATCTGTGGTTTCGCTTGCTGTGCATGCTGTTTCGTCGACCGTGGCGCCAACCGGTGAACGGCCTGGCCACCACCGTCGTGCGCATGCGCGTCTGGCCGCTGGACCTGGACCTCAACCGCCACGTCACCAACGGTCGCTATTTCACCCTGGCCGATGTCGGGCGCATGGACTACGTACTGCGCAGCGGGGCATTTCGCGTGGCCCTGCGGCACAAGGCGGTGCCGATAGTCGGTGATGTCTGGGGCAAGTTCCGCCGCGAGCTGAAGCTGTTCGAACGCTTCGAGATCCACACGCGGATACTCGCCTGGGACGCCAAATGGAATTTTATGGAGCACCGCTTCGTCAGCAACGGCCGGGTGGTGGGCGTGGTGGTGATGCGCGGGCTGTTCCGGTCCGGCAAAGGCACGGTAGCGCCCAGCGAGTTCGTCGAGGAGATAGGCCTGGCTCCGCAGTCACCGCCGCTGCCCGAGTGGTTGGCCGCCTGGTCCCAGAGCTGTGACGACCTGAGCCTGCAACTGCGCGACGAGGAACGGGTCACGGCCTGAGGTGCTGTGGGGTGAAAGGAAGAAAAACCGAATTTCGTATACCCTATAGCAACCTCATTCCGAAGATTCGCCGCCGTGACCCAATCCAGACTCAACGCTCCCGACCTAGGCAATACGCCTTCGACTTCGGAAATCATCACCCGCCATCTGCGCGACGCCATTGTCGCCGGGCATTTTGCCGAGGATGAGCCGATTCGTCAGGATGACATCGCGCGCCAGTTCAACGTCAGCAAGATCCCCGTGCGCGAAGCCCTCAAGCGCCTGGAGGCCGAAGGCCTGGTGATGTTCCAGCGCAATCGCGGGGCGATGGTCACGCGCATCTCCGATGCCGAGTTGGCGCAGATGTTCGAGGTGCGCATGTTGCTCGAAGACAAGGTGCTGCGCCTGGCCATTCCCAACATGACCGAAGCCACCTTCGCCCGGGCCGAGAGTATCTGCCAGGAGTTCATTGGCGAAGATGACGTCGGGCGCTGGGCCGAGCTCAACTGGCAACTGCACGCCTGCCTCTACGAGCCGGCGCAACGGCCCTTCCTGGTCAGCCTGATCCGCTCGGTCAACGACAAGCTGGAACGCTACCTGCGCATGCAGATGAGCCTGTCGGCCGGTAAGGAACGCGCCGACCACGAACACCGGGAAATCCTCGCGGCCTGCCGGGCCGGCGACGTCGACCTGGCGGTAAAGCTGCTCGATGAGCACATCGCCGGGGTCTGCCAGACCTTGTTCGAGCACCTGCCCCACGCCCATTGACTTTGCGCTGCACTGTGCCGATTTCGTCATCGGCAGCAGGTAAATCCATCAAGCCGGCACCCCGCTGCAAAGGCCACTCTTCTGTTCACTCATCTGAACGGACGTGGCCCTCCCATGAAACGCATCACCGTGATCGACTCCCACACCGGCGGCGAACCGACCCGCCTGGTCACCGCCGGCTTTCCTGACCTGGGCCGTGGCAGCATGGCCGAGCGACGCCAGCTGCTGGCCGAGCACCACGACCAGTGGCGCGCCGCCTGCGTCCTCGAACCACGGGGCAGCGATGTGCTGGTGGGAGCCCTGCTCTGTGAGCCAGTGGATCCGAGCGCCTGTGCCGGGGTGATTTTTTTCAACAACACCGGCTACCTGGGCATGTGCGGCCACGGCACCATCGGCCTGGTGGCGTCCCTGGCGCACCTGGGCAAGATCGGCCCCGGCGTGCACAGCATCGAGACCCCGGTGGGCACGGTGCAGGCGACCCTGCACGAAGACCAATCGGTGAGCGTGCGCAACGTCCCGGCCTACCGCTACCGCAAGGCGCTGGCGCTGCAGGTGCCCGGTATCGGCCAGGTGGTCGGCGATATCGCCTGGGGCGGCAACTGGTTCTTCCTGATTGCCGAACATGGCCTGGCCATCGCCGGCGACAATCTGGAGGCCCTCACCGCCTACACCTACGCCGTGCAGCAGGCGCTGGAAGTCCAGGGTATCCGCGGTGAAGACGGCGGCCTGATCGACCATGTCGAACTGTTCGCCGCCGACCAGGACGCCGACAGCCGCAACTTCGTGCTATGCCCCGGCAAGGCCTACGACCGCTCTCCGTGCGGCACCGGCACCAGCGCCAAATTGGCGTGCCTGGCGGCCGACGACAAATTGCCGCCCGGACAGATCTGGCGCCAGGCCAGTGTGATCGGCAGCCAGTTCGAAGGCTCTTATGAATGGCAGGGCGAACGCATTATCCCGACCATTCGCGGGCGGGCCTTCATCAGCGCCGAAGCCAGCCTGATCATCGAGCAGGACGATCCGTTCGCCTGGGGCATTCGCCCGTGAGCGAGGGCCAGGTAGCCGATGTGATCGTGATCGGTGCCGGCATCATCGGCGCCGCCTGTGCCCAGGCGCTGGCCCGACGTGGCTTGCGGGTGCTGGTGCTGGACGCCGGCCTGCATGGCGCCACGGCGGCCGGCATGGGCCACCTGCTGGTGCTCGACGACAACCCGGCCGAACTGGCCCTGAGTCAGTATTCCCTGCAACGCTGGCGTGAACAGGCGCCGGCCCTGCCCGACAGCTGCGCCTACCGCAGCAATGGCACCCTGTGGCTGGCGGCCAATGCCGAGGAAATGGCCGTGGCCCATGGCAAATTCCTCAACCTGCGTGCCCAGGGCGTGGCCTGCCAACTGATCGGCGCCAGCGACCTGCGCCGACGCGAACCCGAGTTGCGCGAGGGCCTGGAGGGCGGGCTGCTGATCAATGGCGACGGCATCCTCTATGCCCCCGCCACCGCCGACTGGATGCTGCAAACACCGAACATCCAGCAGCGTCGGGCACGGGTCAGCGAACTCGACGGCAACCGCGTGCGCCTGGAAGACGGGCAATGGCTGAGCGCTGCAGCGGTGGTGTTGGCCAACGGCGTGCAGGCCCCCGAACTGTGCCCGGAACTGCCGATCGAACCGAAAAAAGGCCACCTGCTGATCACCGATCGCTACCCCGGCACCGTCACCCACACCCTGGTGGAGCTGGGTTACGTCACCAGCGCGCACAACGCCAGCGGCCCGTCGACTGCCTGCAACATCCAGCCACGGCCGACCGGGCAATTGTTCATCGGCGCCTCCCGGCAGTTCGGCACCAGCGATCCGCAGGTCGAGGGCTGGATGCTCGCCAAAATGCTCAAGCGCGCCTGCGACTACATGCCAGGGCTGGCCCAACTCAATGGCATTCGCGCCTGGACCGGCTTGCGTGCGGCCAGCCCGGACGGCCTGCCGCTGGTGGGCCAGCACCCGCAACAACAAGGCCTGTGGCTGGCGGTCGGTCACGAAGGCCTGGGGGTGACGACGGCCCCCGGTACCGCCGACTTGCTGGTGGCGCAACTGTTCGACGAACCCTCGCCCCTGCCCGCCCAACCCTATCTGCCGCAACGTTTTCTCGGAGAGCCCGTGTATGCCTGAATTGATGCTCGACGGTCGCCGCCTGCAGGTCAACGAGGGCACCAGCGTGGCCGCCGCGCTGGCCCTGGGTGGCGACGGCTGCAGCCGCACCTCGGTCACCGGCCAGCGCCGCGCGCCAGTGTGTGGCATGGGCATTTGCCAGGAGTGCCGGGTGACCATCGACGGCCGCCGGCGCCTGGCCTGCCAGACCCTGTGCCGGGATGGCATGCAGGTGGAGACCCGCCCATGAAGCACTACGCCGACCTGCTGATCATTGGCGCCGGCCCCGCAGGCATCAGCGCCGCCCTGGCAGCCGCGCCCAGTGGCGCGCGCATCGTCCTGCTCGACGACAACCCGCTGCCGGGTGGGCAAATCTGGCGCGACGGCCCAGAGGCCCATCTGCCGCGCCAGGCCCGTAACCTACGGCAGCGCCTGGACGCCTGCAGCAACATCCGCATTCACTCCGCCACCCGGGTGATCGCCAGTAGCGGACCAAAACAGTTGCTGGTGGAAGACCCGGAGCATGGCTGGCTGATCGAGTACGACAAGCTGATCCTGTGCACCGGGGCCCGCGAATTGCTGCTGCCCTTCCCCGGCTGGACCCTGCCCGGCGTCACTGGCGCCGGCGGTCTGCAGGCGCTGATCAAGGGTGGCCTGCCGGTGCAGGGCGAAACCCTGGTGATCGCCGGCAGCGGCCCACTGTTGCTGGCCAGCGCCGCCAGCGCCAAACAACACGGCGCACATGTGCTGCGCATTGCCGAGCAGGCCTCGCGCAGTGCGGTGGCCGGGTTCGCCACACAACTGCCGCGCTGGCCGGCCAAGCTGCTGCAGTCGTTGCGCCTGTTCGATCCGCAGTACCGCACCGCCAGCCATGTGCTGGCCGCCTTGGGCAGCGATCGCCTGGAAGGGGTGCGTCTGCAACAGCAGGGCAAAATCGTTGAACTGCAATGCCAGCGCCTGGCTTGCGGTTTTGGCCTGATCCCCAATATTCAGCTAGGCCAGGCCCTGGACTGCGCCATCGACGGCCAGGCCATCGCCGTGGATGCCTGGCAGGCCTGCAGCCGTACCGATCATTACGCTGCCGGGGAATGCACCGGGTTTGGTGGCAGTGAACTGGCGCTGGTGGAAGGCGCGATTGCCGGACATGCAGCGGTGAACGAGCGCCAGGCGGCCCAGCAACTTTGGCCGCGTCGGGCGCGTTGGCAGGGATTCGCCAAGGCCTTGAACAACGCATTTGCCCTCGACCCGCAGCTCAAGACATTGGCCCAACCGGACACCCTGGTGTGCCGCTGCGAAGACGTACCCTATGCGGCGCTGACCGAACACCACGACTGGCGCTCGGCCAAGCTTGCCACTCGCTGCGGCATGGGCGCCTGCCAAGGCCGGGTCTGCGGCGGTGCGGTGCAGCACCTGTTCGACTGGCCGGCCGCGGCCCCCCGCCCACCCTTCAGCCCGGCGCGAATCGAGACCCTGCTGTGCCTGGATGAGCAGTCGGCGCCCTGAATCCCATGCCGGCACTTTGCGTTGGACCGCCTTGCCACTATGATCCTGAGGGTCGCCACCAGACCCTCAGCGCCATGTACCCCACCCTCAACAGCTTCAAACCCTGCGACCTGCCGACCTTGCTCAGCAGCCTGCAAGCGATAACGCCGCTGCTCGACTCCCTGGCGGACGTGGTGTTTTTCATCAAGGACCGCGAGGCCCGCTACGCCTTCGTCAACCAGACCCTGGCTCGGCGCTGCGGCAAAAAACACAGCGACGAGTTGCTCGGGCTTACCGCC from Pseudomonas sp. S04 encodes the following:
- the gstA gene encoding glutathione transferase GstA — protein: MKLYYIPGSCSLSPHIVINELGLDVQLLKVDHRQHTVVGEGDYLQVNPLGYVPILELDDGTRLREGPVIVQYLADQRPESALAPANGTLARYRLQEWLSFLSSEIHKGFIPLLYAGLAGKYVDTAKPKLEQRFAWIDEQLADREYLLGERFTVADAYLFALIGWGQAGWLRSYYKADIHFDGLSHLEGWYARVYQRPAVRRALLQEGLE
- a CDS encoding winged helix-turn-helix transcriptional regulator, with protein sequence MKHNVTGCSVEESMRLLGGRWRLLLVSYLLDGPKRFNQLRRDVPGISQRMLTLDLRALEDVGLVKRTVYPSVPVKVEYELTEDGNRLRPVVAVMQEFGVWLKLSGRARMPVETAGLAAEG
- a CDS encoding GNAT family N-acetyltransferase yields the protein MPTVRVRPLLKTDIPALLRFEIANRDWFESQIDPRAADFYSVPGITAHVEDYLRGFAEGTWQPLVLEEATQGIVGRANLKDIDSTLGCAEVGYRIDHRFCGQGLATLALRQLIHQARERWQLQHLLADVYKRNVGSSKVLERCGFVLDPRPAADPRKLDYRLVLGC
- a CDS encoding c-type cytochrome — its product is MKNTVALTLAWLLSTGAWAAGDVPAGEKLFSRICGGCHQVGESARASFGPQLNSIFGRPSASTTDYQYSDAMRAANLVWTRETLTAYLEAPKKVVPGTRMIFWGLSDPQKIDNLLAYLQTFQAQ
- a CDS encoding GlxA family transcriptional regulator produces the protein MHITLLLAEHCSAAAATIALEVLNAANLFSDSPPFEVVSASLDGAPVAAGGGQMLRVDHGLAEIHRTDLVLIPGFLFTLKDALPTFAVYGPWLRQQHQQGAVMASICTASFMLAESGLLDGRRATTHWAFADYMRRRYREVDLDEDQMICEDQQLITSGGASAAIDLLLHLVRRFASLELAHTCGKYLLIDNVRREQTVYALWSLPKNHGDGEILRVQEWLEERFAQPLLIDDIARQFGFGVRNFKRRFKEATGSTPIAYLQTLRLEKAKQLLESTRMTLDSITYAVGYADGNSFRRLFQQRVGLLPAAYRKKFQPRLG
- a CDS encoding thioesterase family protein yields the protein MNLWFRLLCMLFRRPWRQPVNGLATTVVRMRVWPLDLDLNRHVTNGRYFTLADVGRMDYVLRSGAFRVALRHKAVPIVGDVWGKFRRELKLFERFEIHTRILAWDAKWNFMEHRFVSNGRVVGVVVMRGLFRSGKGTVAPSEFVEEIGLAPQSPPLPEWLAAWSQSCDDLSLQLRDEERVTA
- a CDS encoding GntR family transcriptional regulator; translated protein: MTQSRLNAPDLGNTPSTSEIITRHLRDAIVAGHFAEDEPIRQDDIARQFNVSKIPVREALKRLEAEGLVMFQRNRGAMVTRISDAELAQMFEVRMLLEDKVLRLAIPNMTEATFARAESICQEFIGEDDVGRWAELNWQLHACLYEPAQRPFLVSLIRSVNDKLERYLRMQMSLSAGKERADHEHREILAACRAGDVDLAVKLLDEHIAGVCQTLFEHLPHAH
- a CDS encoding 4-hydroxyproline epimerase; this translates as MKRITVIDSHTGGEPTRLVTAGFPDLGRGSMAERRQLLAEHHDQWRAACVLEPRGSDVLVGALLCEPVDPSACAGVIFFNNTGYLGMCGHGTIGLVASLAHLGKIGPGVHSIETPVGTVQATLHEDQSVSVRNVPAYRYRKALALQVPGIGQVVGDIAWGGNWFFLIAEHGLAIAGDNLEALTAYTYAVQQALEVQGIRGEDGGLIDHVELFAADQDADSRNFVLCPGKAYDRSPCGTGTSAKLACLAADDKLPPGQIWRQASVIGSQFEGSYEWQGERIIPTIRGRAFISAEASLIIEQDDPFAWGIRP
- a CDS encoding NAD(P)/FAD-dependent oxidoreductase, with translation MSEGQVADVIVIGAGIIGAACAQALARRGLRVLVLDAGLHGATAAGMGHLLVLDDNPAELALSQYSLQRWREQAPALPDSCAYRSNGTLWLAANAEEMAVAHGKFLNLRAQGVACQLIGASDLRRREPELREGLEGGLLINGDGILYAPATADWMLQTPNIQQRRARVSELDGNRVRLEDGQWLSAAAVVLANGVQAPELCPELPIEPKKGHLLITDRYPGTVTHTLVELGYVTSAHNASGPSTACNIQPRPTGQLFIGASRQFGTSDPQVEGWMLAKMLKRACDYMPGLAQLNGIRAWTGLRAASPDGLPLVGQHPQQQGLWLAVGHEGLGVTTAPGTADLLVAQLFDEPSPLPAQPYLPQRFLGEPVYA
- a CDS encoding (2Fe-2S)-binding protein, which encodes MPELMLDGRRLQVNEGTSVAAALALGGDGCSRTSVTGQRRAPVCGMGICQECRVTIDGRRRLACQTLCRDGMQVETRP
- a CDS encoding NAD(P)/FAD-dependent oxidoreductase codes for the protein MKHYADLLIIGAGPAGISAALAAAPSGARIVLLDDNPLPGGQIWRDGPEAHLPRQARNLRQRLDACSNIRIHSATRVIASSGPKQLLVEDPEHGWLIEYDKLILCTGARELLLPFPGWTLPGVTGAGGLQALIKGGLPVQGETLVIAGSGPLLLASAASAKQHGAHVLRIAEQASRSAVAGFATQLPRWPAKLLQSLRLFDPQYRTASHVLAALGSDRLEGVRLQQQGKIVELQCQRLACGFGLIPNIQLGQALDCAIDGQAIAVDAWQACSRTDHYAAGECTGFGGSELALVEGAIAGHAAVNERQAAQQLWPRRARWQGFAKALNNAFALDPQLKTLAQPDTLVCRCEDVPYAALTEHHDWRSAKLATRCGMGACQGRVCGGAVQHLFDWPAAAPRPPFSPARIETLLCLDEQSAP